A single window of Drosophila suzukii chromosome 3, CBGP_Dsuzu_IsoJpt1.0, whole genome shotgun sequence DNA harbors:
- the Cpr92F gene encoding pupal cuticle protein, which produces MKPFFIAAALLVSTVSASWHGAVSTQYQHLDPHSHTYSYGYADPNSQKHETRGHDGTTHGSYSYVDGHGHVQSVSYTADPHHGFNAVGTNLPQAPHAHAAPVYAAAHSHGSYAPYAHGYGHGPIHIPVLTHGGVPVDTPEVQHAKAEHAAAHAAAAHNAGGHHLYKRSIYGGGWGYGQAAHVPLTHGGVPVDTPDVQAAKAEHYAAHAKALGAVAHAHGAPVETPEVQHAKAAHFAAHAAARSGHAVAPISHGGYHVPVIHNGVPVDTPEVQHAKAAHYAALSQASAHGGAASHGSWDDGRYDGRWEQSHSSHNSYASGYAHKGPIHIPVIHNGVPVEPAEVQHARAAHLNAVAAAGHGAPASHGGYYGGNGHEDDGQYHAHYDHY; this is translated from the exons ATGAAGCCATTC TTTATTGCCGCCGCCCTGCTGGTCTCCACGGTGTCCGCCTCCTGGCACGGAGCCGTGTCCACACAGTACCAGCACCTGGACCCGCACAGCCACACCTACTCCTACGGATACGCCGATCCCAACTCACAGAAGCATGAGACGCGCGGTCATGATGGCACCACGCACGGCTCCTACTCCTACGTGGATGGTCATGGTCATGTGCAATCGGTGTCCTACACCGCTGACCCGCACCATGGCTTCAATGCCGTGGGCACCAACCTGCCGCAGGCTCCTCACGCTCATGCCGCCCCCGTCTACGCTGCCGCCCACTCCCATGGCTCCTACGCGCCCTACGCCCATGGCTACGGCCACGGACCCATCCACATCCCGGTGCTGACCCACGGCGGAGTGCCCGTTGATACACCCGAAGTGCAACATGCCAAGGCCGAACATGCCGCCGCCCACGCTGCTGCCGCCCACAATGCCGGTGGACACCATCTGTACAAGCGCTCCATCTACGGAGGAGGATGGGGCTATGGCCAGGCCGCCCATGTCCCACTGACCCATGGAGGTGTGCCCGTTGACACGCCCGATGTGCAGGCCGCCAAGGCTGAGCACTATGCCGCCCATGCCAAGGCTCTGGGAGCCGTGGCCCATGCCCATGGAGCCCCTGTTGAGACGCCCGAGGTGCAGCACGCCAAGGCCGCCCACTTTGCCGCCCACGCTGCCGCCCGCTCCGGACATGCCGTTGCCCCCATTAGCCACGGTGGCTACCATGTGCCCGTGATCCACAACGGAGTGCCCGTTGATACGCCCGAGGTGCAGCACGCCAAGGCCGCCCACTACGCCGCCCTGTCGCAGGCCTCCGCCCACGGAGGAGCTGCCTCCCATGGATCCTGGGACGATGGCCGCTACGATGGACGCTGGGAGCAGAGTCACAGCAGCCACAACAGCTACGCCTCTGGTTATGCGCATAAGGGACCCATCCACATCCCGGTGATCCACAATGGAGTGCCAGTGGAGCCCGCAGAGGTGCAGCATGCCCGTGCCGCGCATCTGAATGCGGTGGCTGCCGCCGGTCATGGAGCTCCTGCCAGCCATGGTGGCTACTATGGAGGCAATGGACACGAGGATGATGGCCAGTACCATGCGCACTACGACCACTACTAA